The sequence below is a genomic window from Ciona intestinalis chromosome 1, KH, whole genome shotgun sequence.
AATACAGTatcattcattgttttttttgtaaaaaacacatacagTTTACAACTGAAGCGGTTGCATTGGTACATctttaacaaaattacatactaATTAAAAGATTCTGCATTCGCTGCAGTTGTACCAGAGTGTTGGTAAGCGGGGGCTTCGGGAAACGACGAAGaaaaactcgaaaaaaaaTCAGCAGCGAATCCTACAACATCGTGTGGCCGCCGAAGCAGTAAAAACTGAAAGAAATCTGCAATCAAAGCCGTTGCATCTGGATGCTCACGAAGATATTTCTCGTGACCGGCCTTTAGTTCTTCTTTTCTTTGTAGGAATCGGGAGTTCATCTCCATATCTTCTTCCCAGATCAACTTCTTCTTTTCGAATACAGGTTTTGGCTCCACAATATCTCGTTGGATCAAACGCGGCACTTTTTCCAAAGTAACAATAGCCGGTGAACCAACCTGTATTCGTAAAGTTAAGTGGCCGTCAGGCATAAAAAACGATTGCCAGGTGTAAGGAACGTCGTGGACAGAAGCAACGCGCCGCTCAATGCCAGATACCTGAATCTCTTTTGTGAAAACTGTCTGGCTTCTTTCTGGTAGGGGACGATAGCTGGCTTTAACCAAGTAACCAACTTCAGAGTCCAGTGTTATGAAGGAAATCTCTGTGTTAAGTCCTTGCCTCATCATAAGCCTTTGTAGAAGCAAATTTGAACCTTCTGTCACAAAACCAGCTGTTTGTTTGGCGGTGAACCGATGTTTGGATTTTCGAATCTCGTTTCCTTTAGTGACCTTCCTTTTAATGACCAGATCTCCATTCTCCATGTCGCGTTTCATTTCTGTTTTCTTCTCAAGCTCGTGCCCTGGAAGCTTTACAAATTCGATGTGCTCCTGTCGCAATACCTCCAAACTTTCCGGTTGTAGATACGTTGTAATGGTTGTGCCCATTGGCGTTCCATCGACTTTTCCATGACTGCTTGCGTGAATTAACACGAGCTTTTTTCCTGCTTCAGTCACTCTTTCGACGCTAGCTGTGAATTCTCCGACCGCTGAACCATCCTCTGAAACTGTAACAAGCTGATCTCGGAAAAAGCAAAGCCTAAGTTCTTCCGGGtcgatattttttaaaaactgtattcCTGTTTCATCAGCCTGTGCGTTGCGATCAATTTCTATCGCCGTAACCGCAGAATCATTGCTATCTACCATTTTAATGAAGAGAGAAACGAACCAACTATATACGCATCATATACAAGTTGATATTCTGCTAAAACGTTTATCGCACATCAGGATTATAATTATCCAAAACAATTGAgaaaaaatgcaatatttcACACAACAAACCTAATAAACAAACGGAAACAAGAGCATACGAAAAAGAATCTTGAAAAACAGCTTTCGTGTTTCTAATGGCAACCATCAACATAGTATTTGCTGCCATAGAAATCGTTTGTGCCCAAGAGCGCGTCAGTCTGGCGGGGAGCGCCAGTTATACGCGTGTGACAATCTAACGTTAAAATTAGTTGGTGTTtgagttaatataaaaattcaaacGCATCCAGCACTATCTGCACCAACACTATAGCATAGAACAATTGTTGCGGTACAACAATTGTTTGTGGTTatattatatcatatattatatccGCTCCAGTAAAAAATCGGCATTGCGACCAACGCTTATAGGTGTATCTATAAGCGTTGGTGCGACCATAGTACTCTCTTAAGATCAGaatccgtatataaacatgtttatatacggactctgggtGCGACAATACATATGAAATTTTCATATTAGAAAAAGTGTCACTGAAAGTTGAACGTTTCTAATTTCTAAAATGTTTTGGTAATAACAATGTATCTTAAAATGTTGCTTGTGTCTGCATGTCACCCACTATAATATAATTTGTGAAACTAAATTACAAATGCGTAAAAGGGTTAGANNNNNNNNNNNNNNNNNNNNNNNNNNNNNNNNNNNNNNNNNNNNNNNNNNNNNNNNNNNNNNNNNNNNNNNNNNNNNNNNNNNNNNNNNNNNNNNNNNNNNNNNNNNNNNNNNNNNNNNNNNNNNNNNNNNNNNNNNNNNNNNNNNNNNNNNNNNNNNNNNNNNNNNNNNNNNNNNNNNNNNNNNNNNNNNNNNNNNNNNNNNNNNNNNNNNNNNNNNNNNNNNNNNNNNNNNNNNNNNNNNNNNNNNNNNNNNNNNNNNNNNNNNNNNNNNNNNNNNNNNNNNNNNNNNNNNNNNNNNNNNNNNNNNNNNNNNNNNNNNNNNNNNNNNNNNNNNNNNNNNNNNNNNNNNNNNNNNNNNNNNNNNNNNNNNNNNNNNNNNNNNNNNNNNNNNNNNNNNNNNNNNNNNNNNNNNNNNNNNNNNNNNNGCTGAACCGATGTTTGGATTTTCGAATCTCGTTTCCTTTAGTGACCTTCCTTTTAATGACCAGATCTCCATTCTCCATGTCGCGTTTCATTTCTGTTTTCTTCTCAAGCTCGTGCCCTGGAAGCTTTACAAATTCGATGTGCTCCTGTCGCAATACCTCCAAACTTTCCGGTTGTAGATACGTTGTAATGGTCGTGCCCATTGGCGTTCCATCGACTTTTCCATGACTGCTTGCGTGAATTAACACGAGCTTTTTTCCTGCTTCAGTCACTCTTTCGACGCTAGCTGTGAATTCCCCGACCGCTGAACCATCCTCTGAAACTGTAACAAGCTGATCTCGGAAAAAGCAAAGCCTAAGTTCTTCCGGGtcgatattttttaaaaactgtattcCTGTTTCATCAGCCTGTGCGTTGCGATCAATTTCTATCGCCGTAACCGCAGAATCATTGCTATCTACCATTTTAATGAAGAGAGAAACGAACCAACTATATACGCATCATATACAAGTTGATATTCTGCTAAAACGTTTATCGCACATCAGGATTATAATTATCCAAAACAATTgagaaaaaatttaatatttcacaCAACAAACCTAATAAACAAACGGAAACAAGAGCATACGAAAAAGAATCTTGAAAAACAGCTTTGGTGTTTCTAATGGCAACCATCAACATAGTATTTGCTGCCATAGAAATCGTTTGTGCCCAAGAGCGCGTCAGTCTGGCGGGGAGCGCCAGTTATACGCGTGTGATAATGTAACGTTAAAATTAGTTGGTGTTtgagttaatataaaaattcaaacGCATCCAGCACTATCTGCACCAACACTATAGCATAGAACAATTGTTGCGGTACAACAATTGTTTGTGGTTatattatatcatatattatatccGCTCCAGTAAAAAATCGGCATTGCGACCAACGCTTATAGGTGTATCTATAAGCGTTGGTGCGACCATAGTACTCTCTTAAGATCAGaatccgtatataaacatgtttatatacggactctgggtGCGACAATACATATGAAATTTTCATATTAGAAAAAGTGTCACTGAAAGTTGAACGTTTCTAATTTCTAAAATGTTTTggtaataaaaatgtatcttaAAATGTTGCTTGTGTCTGCATGTCACCCACTATAATATAATTTgtgaaactaaattaaaaaatgcgtAAAAGGGTTAGATATGAAGATATTAATAGAagaatatagtagggaggggaaagatgggactaCTTccgcacataatatccagatattctgataaggttttcaacaattaacaaccgtttatggggtcgtgaggatacggttttgtgattctttaaatgctttttgtttactactaaatgggacgagaaaatagaatgaaaaggtgtcccatcttcccccctttagcaactatatattaattatcCGATGCCATGGGCGATAAACTTATTTAGACAATGTGGATTAACTTTCAACTACAGAATGCATCTTTTTTAGAGTTTATTACTTTTCTTATTTATATGAACAGGATTAGAAAATGACAATCTACTTTGCAAGTATAATGCGATTAATCTCTCGTTTAATTAACCGCAGGAAGTCCGCTCTAAATGTTCTCACTGCGGTTAATTCCTCTAGACCTCTAACTTATCATAAACGAAACCGAACAATGCTGACACACTGTGTTGCATATAGAGTTACGTTCTGAGTTGACCGCAATCCTGAAAATCCCTTAATTAAATTGTGATTATACAAAGTCTCAGAATGGTACTATTAAAGCAACTGCGTTATAGAAACCGTTTCacgtaaaaaacaacaacaaaatatacctTGTTTTAAGCTAActgtgtaaatataaaaaaagaattatagtagggtggggaaagatggaacaccttaaGCCCATAACacccaaatattctgatcgtggtttaaacagttaaccACGCTCTATGGTAGTTGAAagtatacggttatataattatgtaaatgtcctaccaaatgggacgagagaatagagaaaagatgtctcattttcctcactctactatatttgaTTACATAGTAACAATGCGGCTGAAAACTACCATCACgtaaacaaacattctatTTATCGTTTAGCCGTAATAAATCACAAAATTATGACACATTTATGACGCCCGTGCGGTAGTTCTACTGCCCCCTCGGCACAAGAGACTGCGTAAGGTTATTACGTTACGAGTTGATGCAAGGTCACTGCCGTGTCCAGAGAACTTAATAACTTCGTTTTTGAGCCCCTGATCGTTTGCAATTTAATGGGATCACGACCACTGGATAGTCCGTTTTCTATGAATTTCAGGCCAACGAGCTAAAATAGAGGTCATCTCTGTGACCCAAAACTCgttaaattacattttgatAGCTCGCGTGGTGACGAGACAATGCAGCGTCGGTAGTTTTATAatgaattgttttgtttggttAAGTTATGACCTGTGATAGGGCAATTCAAAACCCGACGCATTTTATTGCAAGCGAGAATCGCAATATACGCGTACAACACATAATTGAAACCGTTGGCGGTACGCGCTcgtataaacaacatttttataaccTGAACTgcagttgtttgtttaataatagaTTTTGCACTACATTTTCTGCATAAATGCTTGTATTGACTTGTTTTTTGGTAGTCATTTTGTTCGACGTTGTTTACCCTTTCGTGTTGTAAAGATTTTTGCAAATAATC
It includes:
- the LOC100177369 gene encoding ciliogenesis-associated TTC17-interacting protein-like: MVDSNDSAVTAIEIDRNAQADETGIQFLKNIDPEELRLCFFRDQLVTVSEDGSAVGEFTASVERVTEAGKKLVLIHASSHGKVDGTPMGTTITTYLQPESLEVLRQEHIEFVKLPGHELEKKTEMKRDMENGDLVIKRKVTKGNEIRKSKHRFTAKQTAGFVTEGSNLLLQRLMMRQGLNTEISFITLDSEVGYLVKASYRPLPERSQTVFTKEIQVSGIERRVASVHDVPYTWQSFFMPDGHLTLRIQVGSPAIVTLEKVPRLIQRDIVEPKPVFEKKKLIWEEDMEMNSRFLQRKEELKAGHEKYLREHPDATALIADFFQFLLLRRPHDVVGFAADFFSSFSSSFPEAPAYQHSGTTAANAESFN